The Longimicrobium sp. genome includes the window CCGAGAGAAAAGCAGAAGGAACCTCCTGTGGCCTTTCCGTTCCCTCTGTGTCTCTGTGTGATGCTTCATCGAACCGCTTTGCTAGCCGTGGGTGCGGGCTGTCTGGGGTCGATACCAATCGTTTCCACCAGCCAATCATGCCTGTCGTACAAGGCTTGTTGGCTGAGGTTGTGTCCCGCCGTATACCAGCGAACCGTTTTGGGCTGCGGCGCGGCTGCGTGCAGCTCCGCCGCGTCGGCAGCGGGTATGAAGGGGTCCGCCGTCCCGTTCTGCAGCAGCAACGGGACGTTGGCGTGCCCGACGAACCGGATCGGCTCTATGGGTGCCATCGCTCGAATCCAGGCGACGCGTCTGGCACACGGGAAACCGGAGATGAGCTTGAAGCCTTCGGGGCCGGTGGCGTGCGAGACCTGGCCGCCGTGCCCCACCACGAGCGCCGCCGTTTTGAGGCGCCGTTCGATGCCGGCGAACAGCGCACCCGTCGCGCCGCCCCAGCTGAAGCCCACGAAGGCGATGCGGTCATCGTCTACATTGGGACGTGAGCGCAGCACGTCCACGGCGCGTTGCAGGTCCTTGATCACCTGGATCTGCTCGGTCCGATCCTGCTCGGTTATCGTCAGGTAGGGCGGTGTCGCGCGGCGATTCCAGGGCGCATCGATCGCGATTACTACCGCACCGTATTGTGCGTAGCTCTGCGCCTGGAACGTAACGGAGCTCGCATCGCCGGGCAGCCCGTGCATCAGCACCATGCCGGGGCGGAGACCCGCGCGCGTGACCGGGTCCCACATCTTTCCGCTCACCAGACCGCCGTCCGGACTGCTGAAGGAAATGTTGCTGACCTCCACGCCATTGATCGTGGATTCGGCCGTCTTCTGCAGATTCAGCGGTGCATCGACGTCGTAGCTGAACAGCTTTCGGTCTTCCGCGGTGGCCATCCCGCCGAAGTCGGGGCGTGCGCCCGTACACGAGTCGGCGTGCACGCGAACCCGGACGGAGTCACGCACCTCCGGGCGGTCCAGGAGCGCGGCGACGACGTAAGTGGACCCTGCCGCCACGGCGCTGATGGCGCCGCTGGCGTTCACGGTAGCCACACTCTGATCGCGAGAGACGTACTGGATCGCCCCGCCGGCGTTGCGCACCGTGGCGTTCAGCGCGGACGATTCGTATACGCCCACGACCACGCTGTCCGGGGAAAGCGTGAGCTGCGGATCGCCGGCCTGTTCGACCGGGTTATCGCCGCACGCCAGGAACGCCGCTGCCGCCAGCGTCACGGCGACGATTGCCTTTGCCGGTTTCATCCACACTCTCCAAAGTGGCTGGTACGCTGCGCTCTCAGACGGCTCCGCGGCTCACGTCACGGGAAGGTCGAAAACAGGTCGTGCGCCGGAAACGATGTGGCGCCCGCGAGCGCATCCCATAGCGCGGCGTTGAGCTCGTTGTCGAAGTTGGGCGTCCAGGAGCGGGCGTTGAACAGCGCGACCCACGAGAAGTTGTGGTACGAGCGCACGAGAATGCTCGTGGTGCCGGGCAGCGCTCCCCCGTGCGACCAGGTGGCGTCGCCCTGGGCTGGGCGAACCAGCCATCCGAATGCGTAGTAGCACGCGCCACTGGCACAGACCGTGGGGCCACTGCTGGTCATCTCCGAGACGATTGCGGCGCTGAGGATGTCCG containing:
- a CDS encoding acetylxylan esterase, whose product is MKPAKAIVAVTLAAAAFLACGDNPVEQAGDPQLTLSPDSVVVGVYESSALNATVRNAGGAIQYVSRDQSVATVNASGAISAVAAGSTYVVAALLDRPEVRDSVRVRVHADSCTGARPDFGGMATAEDRKLFSYDVDAPLNLQKTAESTINGVEVSNISFSSPDGGLVSGKMWDPVTRAGLRPGMVLMHGLPGDASSVTFQAQSYAQYGAVVIAIDAPWNRRATPPYLTITEQDRTEQIQVIKDLQRAVDVLRSRPNVDDDRIAFVGFSWGGATGALFAGIERRLKTAALVVGHGGQVSHATGPEGFKLISGFPCARRVAWIRAMAPIEPIRFVGHANVPLLLQNGTADPFIPAADAAELHAAAPQPKTVRWYTAGHNLSQQALYDRHDWLVETIGIDPRQPAPTASKAVR